The nucleotide sequence CAGGGGAACACGTACTGGAACAGGACGTAGACCGCGGCCACGACGAGCACGAGCGAGATCAGTGCCCTCACCAACGCGTTGCCCGGCAGATGCCGCCAGATCCAGCCGTACATGCCGTCCCTTCCGTTCCTCCACGGCTCCTGACTCACGCCGTACGGCACCAGACTAACGGCGCCGGGTCCGTCACCGGCCTGCCTGGAGCACACCTGGACATACGGGTCCGGGCCCCGATCACCTCAACGACGAGCGTGCCGTTTTCGCGCCGCTCCAGGCCCGCCGGGGCGGGCGAACATGCGGTCGCCGGGTGAGCTGCGGCTACTTCACCGGGGTCGCGTAGTGCAGGTCGACGGTGCCGGTGTAGCCGGGCAGGGTGACGGTGCCCTCGTCGGCCACGTCCCAGCCGAGGCCGTAGACGTTGACGTACACCATGTAGTTCTGGATCGCCTTGCTCGCGGCGAGCGCCTGCTTCAGCCGGTCCGGGTCACCCACAGCGGTGATCTTGTACGGGGGCGAGTAGACCCGGCCCTGGAGGATCAGGGTGTTGCCGACGCAGCGGACCGCGCTGGTGGAGATCAGCCGCTGGTCCATGACCTTGATGCCTTGGGCGCCGCCGTGCCACAGCGCGTTGACCACCGCCTGGAGGTCCTGCTGGTGGATGACGAGGTAGTCGGGCTGCGGCGGGGGATAGCCGGGGAGCTTGGCGGTGGCGTTCGGCGGGGCGTCGTTGAGGGTGACGGTGACCGCCTTGCCGGTGAGCCGCTCGGTGCCGGCGCTCTTCTCGAGACCGCCCAGCCGCTCGTCCTGGGCACGGCTGCTGCCGTCGTCGCCCTCGGCCAGCGATTCGACGTTGTGCCGCAGTGTGGCGTTGGACTCGTCCAGGCCCTGGTTCTTCCGGCTGCGCTCCTGGATCAGGTCCGACAGCTTCAGCAGCGAGGTGTCGGTGCGCAGGTCGGTGCCCTTGGCGGTGTTGAAGCTGGTCACGAAGATGAGCCCGGCCAGAGCGAAGACCCCGGCGGTGAGAATCCGGACCGGCCTGAAGCGCGGACGACGGGCCGGAGCGGAACCCATTGATTCCGTACCCTGGGAGTCGGCAGAATTGCTCAACGTACCCTTATCTCCTTCGGCGCCGCGGAAGCACTACGCTAACGGACGTCCGGGGGAGCGCTCAGTGTGCCCTTGCCGTCCCCTCGTACGCTGCCCCGAGCCCGACCCAGACACCTGCGCGGCCACGCAGCGCATCGACAGGGAGAGACCTTCGTGCCGAAGTCACGTATCCGCAAGAAGGCCGACTACACGCCGCCGCCCGTCAAGCAGGCGCAGGCCATCAAGCTCACCAACAGCGCCTGGGTCGCGCCCGTCATGCTGACCATGTTCCTCATCGGCCTGGCGTGGATCGTGGTGTTCTACGTGACCGACGGCTCGCTGCCGATCGACAGCCTGGACAACTGGAACATCGTCGTCGGCTTCGGCTTCATCGCGGCGGGCTTCGGCGTCTCCACCCAGTGGAAGTGACCGGGCTCCAGGCCCGGTCCCGGCGAGCTCTACCCACGGCTCTCCGCTGAGTTATCCACAGGCCAAGGCAGTTTCCACATCCCCCTGGGGAAAAGGAATACGATCTGTGGATAACTAATCCCCGGTTGACGCCGGAAACACCATCCCACGACTGTTCACCATCTCAGCGCCCCCTGCCTGACCTGCGGATACTCATCCGAGCGGCGGGGGGCACAGTCGTTACCGCACAGTGTGCACAAGATCGGACACACACTGTGGACAAGTTCGGTCTCAGGTGAGCTGAACGGTTCTCACCAGGGTGAGCACGGCCACCACGACGAGCACCAGCGCACAGGCGCCGTACTGCACCAGGGCCCGCCGCTCGCGTGGGGCGTACACCATCGCGGCGCCGGTGATCAGTCCGGCGACCAGGCCGCCGATGTGCGCCTGCCAGGCGATGTTCGCCCAGCCGAACGTGATGATCAGGTTGACCACCAGCAGCACGATGACCGGCCGCATGTCGTACCGGAGGCGGCGGAGCAGCACGGCGGTGGCGCCGAACAGGCCGAAGATCGCACCGGACGCGCCCAGGGAGGGCTGATTCGGGGCGGCCAGCAGATAGGTGAGCGCGCTGCCCGCCAGACCGGAGATCAGGTAGAGCGCGAGGTAGCGGGCGCGGCCGAGGGCGGCCTCCAGCGGGCCGCCGATCCACCACAGGCTGAGCATGTTGAACAGGATGTGGACGTACCCGCTGTGCAGGAACATCGAGGTCAGCAGGCGGTAGTACTGGCCCTCGGCGACACCCTGCACGCCGGGTAGGTGGGCGGCGTAAGCCTGGCCGATGAGGTCCAGGCGGTTGGTGAAGACATCGCCCGCGGACATCTGCACCAGGAAGAGAGCCAGGTTCAGCCCGATGAGGATCTTGGTGACCAGCCTGGGATCGCTGGTCAGGGTGCCGCCCGCCAGGGTGCGGGGCCGGTTGTCGGCCGGGACGTGACCCGCGGCCGGTCCGGTGCCGCTCGGGCCGGGGGTGCCGCCGCGCACGCAGTCGGGGCACTGGAAGCCGACGGATGCGTCGACCATGCACTCGGGGCAGATCGGCCGGTCGCAGCGGGTGCAGCGCACACCGGTCTCGCGGTCCGGGTGGCGGTAGCACCCGGGCACGCTGCGGGCGTCCTGGGCGCCGGCTGCGGCCTGGTCCATGAGATCCCCTTGTCCCTCGCGTCGTCCGCCGGAGCTCCGGGGGCGCGGCTCCGCCCCCGCTCATCCTTACGGACGAGCGGGGCGTTTGGTTCCCTATGCGGGATTTACCGGCGCCGGGTGCGCTTCCGGGTCAGCTTCCGGGTCAGCTCTCGGTCTTCTCCACGACCACGGACTCGATCACCACGTCCTCGACCGGACGGTCGTTGCGGCCGGTGGGGACGGCGGCGATGGCGTCGACCACCTTCTGGCTCGCCTGGTCGGCGACCTCGCCGAAGATGGTGTGCTTGCGGTTCAGCCAGGTGGTCGGCGAGACCGTGATGAAGAACTGCGAGCCGTTGGTGCCCGGCCCGGCGTTGGCCATGGCGAGCAGATACGGCTTGTTGAAGGACAGATCGGGGTGGAACTCGTCCGGGAACTGGTAGCCGGGGCCGCCGATGCCGGTGCCGAGCGGGTCGCCGCCCTGCAGCATGAACCCGCTGATCACCCGGTGGAAGGTGGTGCCGTCGTACAGCCGGTCCGTGCTCTCCACGCCCGTCCCCGGATGCTTCCAGGAGCGCTCGCCCTGGGCCAGCTCGACGAAGTTCCTCACCGTGGCCGGCGTGTGGTTCGCGAACAGCCGGATCTTGATGTCGCCGTGGTTCGTCTTCAGGGTGGCGTAAAGCTGCTCGGCCACGATCTGCCTTCCGTTGTCTTTCCGTTCGCCTCCGATCCTCGCACGCCCGGGGCGGCCCGGAGCCGGGCGGGCGGCGGCGAGTTCGGCCCCGCGCGGGCGGCGCTCGGCGGGGAATCGTGGCAGGGTCGTCAGCGGGGCCGGCTGCCCGGAATTTCACGAATTCGACAGAGATCGGCACCCGTATGCCCGTCCACGCATGCTGCGTGGGCCCGAGGCAGGCATGATCCGTAACAGGGTGGACAGTCGAAATACCGTACGCCACCGAGGAGGAGGTTCCCGTGACCCGCATCGACAGCGTGCGCGCCGCGACCGGTTCGGCCAAGGACAGCGTGCTGCACGCAGCGGACGTGGTGGCGCCTTATGCCGACACGGCCAAGGAGCGTGCCGCTCATTACACGCAGGAGGCACGTGTACGGCTGGCGCCCGTGGTCGCCCAGGCGGCCGACCAGGCACGCCTTCAGTACGACGCCCGGCTCGCCCCTCGGGTGGAGCGAGCCCTCTCCCATGTGCCGCCGAAGGTCGACCAGGCAGCGCAGGAGGCAGCCGTGCTCACCCGCAAGGCCGCCAAGCAGGCGGCCGAGGCGTCCCGTCCGGTGATCGAGCAGGCCGTGGCCGCCGCCACCCCGGTGTACGACGAGGCCGCCGCACGCAGTGCCGCCGCCTTGGTCGCGCTGCGGGGCAATGTCTCGGCCAAGCAGATCGAGAACCTGGCCCGCCGCAACGAGCGCCGGGGCCGCAGGGGCCGGGCGCTGAAGTACGTGGCACTGGCGAGCCTGCTCGCGGGCGGCGCCTACGCCGTGTGGCAGTGGTGGGACCGCCAGGCCAACCCGGACTGGCTGGTCGAGCCGCCGGCCGCCACGGAGATGCCCGACGCCGCCCGGCTGCACTCGGTCGACGGCACCGGCCCCTCCGTGCTGGACCCGGAGGTCCAGGCGAAGATCGACGAAGACATCGAGGGCGACGAGAACAGGTGACCTGACCCCCAAGTCACGGGCACCACCCG is from Streptomyces seoulensis and encodes:
- a CDS encoding DUF881 domain-containing protein; the encoded protein is MSNSADSQGTESMGSAPARRPRFRPVRILTAGVFALAGLIFVTSFNTAKGTDLRTDTSLLKLSDLIQERSRKNQGLDESNATLRHNVESLAEGDDGSSRAQDERLGGLEKSAGTERLTGKAVTVTLNDAPPNATAKLPGYPPPQPDYLVIHQQDLQAVVNALWHGGAQGIKVMDQRLISTSAVRCVGNTLILQGRVYSPPYKITAVGDPDRLKQALAASKAIQNYMVYVNVYGLGWDVADEGTVTLPGYTGTVDLHYATPVK
- the crgA gene encoding cell division protein CrgA: MPKSRIRKKADYTPPPVKQAQAIKLTNSAWVAPVMLTMFLIGLAWIVVFYVTDGSLPIDSLDNWNIVVGFGFIAAGFGVSTQWK
- a CDS encoding peptidylprolyl isomerase, with the protein product MAEQLYATLKTNHGDIKIRLFANHTPATVRNFVELAQGERSWKHPGTGVESTDRLYDGTTFHRVISGFMLQGGDPLGTGIGGPGYQFPDEFHPDLSFNKPYLLAMANAGPGTNGSQFFITVSPTTWLNRKHTIFGEVADQASQKVVDAIAAVPTGRNDRPVEDVVIESVVVEKTES
- a CDS encoding rhomboid family intramembrane serine protease, which produces MDQAAAGAQDARSVPGCYRHPDRETGVRCTRCDRPICPECMVDASVGFQCPDCVRGGTPGPSGTGPAAGHVPADNRPRTLAGGTLTSDPRLVTKILIGLNLALFLVQMSAGDVFTNRLDLIGQAYAAHLPGVQGVAEGQYYRLLTSMFLHSGYVHILFNMLSLWWIGGPLEAALGRARYLALYLISGLAGSALTYLLAAPNQPSLGASGAIFGLFGATAVLLRRLRYDMRPVIVLLVVNLIITFGWANIAWQAHIGGLVAGLITGAAMVYAPRERRALVQYGACALVLVVVAVLTLVRTVQLT
- a CDS encoding DUF5324 family protein, which gives rise to MTRIDSVRAATGSAKDSVLHAADVVAPYADTAKERAAHYTQEARVRLAPVVAQAADQARLQYDARLAPRVERALSHVPPKVDQAAQEAAVLTRKAAKQAAEASRPVIEQAVAAATPVYDEAAARSAAALVALRGNVSAKQIENLARRNERRGRRGRALKYVALASLLAGGAYAVWQWWDRQANPDWLVEPPAATEMPDAARLHSVDGTGPSVLDPEVQAKIDEDIEGDENR